The Silene latifolia isolate original U9 population chromosome X, ASM4854445v1, whole genome shotgun sequence genome contains the following window.
CTCAAAATTGAGGAACCACCAAGCATGCTAATACGTAAACACAGCAATTAAGTAATAATGCGCAACCAACATGAGAAACTGATTAGAAGTTGCAACTGTCTACAAATGCTCCCATCTAAAGTAATTGTAAAATAAggtacaaaaaaaaaatcaagaatTAGCATTAAGACTTATGGCCTGGGGTGCTGGACTGGAGAAGTAAAGCTAAAAGATACAGGTACTAATGTACTATTATTATACTTCGAAGCATGGAACAAAAAGCAGTATCAGTCGCAGATGCTGCCGGTCACCAGCTGTTGTCATCTCGAAATGCCCCGAACGTGAGGAAGTTTTCATGTACAgattttactctttcatggaCTCTTTTCCATAATTTTTCCATATCATGCCCTTCCCCTAAAAACCAAGAACGCAGTATCTCTTCTTCCCTTTCTcttcaaaattaatcaaatttttACCAAATTACTCGATGGATCTTAATTCTCATATTAATCAAGTGATAAATCATCAGTAATTACGCATCAATTTGTTGTATCAAATAAATTAAATGCAAATTAAATTAGGGGCGAtttaaataattagggtttgtgtTTCTAAAATTATTGGTTTCTCAATGAGAAAAACAATTTTGAGTAAGGGATAGCCAACCAATTTATGCGTTGAAATGTTGAATATGTACTACTGCGTACCAAATCTGATTTCAGTGGCATATGTCATGTTGATTCTAGCCAATTGCTATTAATTTTAGAAACACGACCCCTAATTATTTCAAAGGCAGTGGCATATTGAGTTTGTTGACTAGATGGCGAACTGTTATTAATTTGATATCACTATCGTATGCAGGGGATGGAGGTTGGCTGTGGTGAGTGGGGTTGCGTAGAGGAGGGTATCGGTGAGAGAGGTGAAAGAGGGTGGCTGTGGTGAGTGGGGTTGCGTAGAGGAGGGTATCGGTGAGAGAGGAGAAAGAGGGTGGCGTACGGTAGGAGTGGTGGTTGAGTCGTGGCGGTAGCTGGCAACGGTGGTGGTCGAGAGGTAGTAaattgaaaatgagaattgaaaagGATACAAAATTGAAAAAAAGGGTGTTCAAATAAGAAGGGCAAAATGGGAAATCATGTACATGAAAGAGCAACACCCTTTTCAAAATTGTTATAGTGTTACCAAATGTGTTAGTTCGTCACTTCTTGTTGGTATAAAGAACTTGATAGTTTCCATGTAGTTTATGTTATTTCTGTTATATCCTCATTTTTCCACAAATACCTCCATTTTCATATACAACTATTTGACATTACCCTTTCAGAAAAGTAGCAGGTAGTTCGGATTAAATCCTGGAAATATTGAAAACTTATAGGACATGCTTTGATCGATTTACTCTTTCAGCCAAAGTCTGAGTAATCTATGGGCGTTATAGAATCATAAATAACTTACAACCTAAAATCCATCCAGTGACGAACATTATTTAACGCAGCTGCTGAGGTTTTGCACCACGCTTTCAAGAAAGACACAAGCCCAAGTGCCCATCGAGATATTGAGAGATATTAAAATCATCCTTCAAAATAAATAACTTATATGTAACTACAAATAAAAAACTAAAGCTGAAAGTCGTATGATGAACCTTAAAATTATGCCCGGGTGGTTCTAAAAGTTACAGAGCTAAATTGAATATAAAGTAACAAATTTATGCTCACTAACTGACTTTATATAAATGGTATGAGAAAGGTAGTGGAAATATTAATTAGCGAATGTAGCATCATAAATGCCACAGCtgagaaaaaaaaatattgaacTTACGATATTATTAAATGACTGACCTAAAATGAGGCCACGCACTAAAGTGGAATCATTTCGGCTGAAATCACATCCAGACCCCCAATAAGAGAGCCTCTTGGTGTCCTGCTTCCAGACAATATGAGGTTTCGTAAGTGTTCTACACAATTTTTTGTTAAAACTATCTGTCCCATCTCATAAATGGAAACCGGAAGGCAAGGACTTTATAAATTAAGGAAGTGAAGGACTCATAAAGATCAGAAAGGGATAACTTCACAAGGGATCCAGCTATCATCACGTGTCAACTCAAATTTATGGCAGGCTTGAGCAAATAGAGAAAGCACAGAAATACAAACTTCAATAATCCAGCATTCACACACAATAAAAAAATCAGTGCACACGTACCTTTTTGCTGAACAGCAGCAGGTTTTTTGCTAGCAGCTGGACCAAGTCTCATGGGCCTAGTTGACAAAATGGCTCCATTCATTTCAGTCATGGCACGTGTTTGCTCATTCTCATCTCCAAATCGCACAAACCCATAACCTTTGGACCGTCCTGTTGTTTGATCGGTAATGACCTTAGCACCCTTAACAGAAGAATAATGCGCTCGGAATGCTTCTTGAAGAACGAGATCAGTAACATCTGACGCAAGATCTCCAACAAAAAGTGTGTGATCAGGGGAGTCATCTTGGCGCTTTTGACCAACGCCCAAACTTGCCCAATTCAGTCTGAAAGCCTGCTCTGTTTGTGGCATCAGTGCACCATTGAAAGTAGCTAGGGCCCTCTCTGCTGCAGCACGGTTAGCAAATTCTATAAAACCATAACGTTCTGATTGATTAGTTTGTTTATTGCGGATAACCTTCACAGATTGAACCTGCATAACATATACAGAAGACATGTCACCTAACATTTAAAAACCCATAACATTTTGAAAGATTAGTTCAGCAAGTTTTTTTTTCCAGAACAGTGTTAAGATTGTTAACACAAACTCTGACTaagaaaagaataaattaaaaataaataaaataaaaaattccgCAAATAGCAGTTACAATATAGGAACAGTCAATAATCCCTCAAACACAACACCAATTTCACAACTTTACCAACCAATATTCATCACTCAAGATGAAACTAGATGAAAACCAATTTAGTCCTACAATAGTCACAGAAATTTTGTCCTCGAAAGTTCACAGCAATGCAGAAGATCAAAAAAGATCGACACAAAACATACCAAAGTCTCTTTCAAAACAGTCAATAGCAACGTCTGTTTCACAGTTAGCTATCTTTGATGAAATCTGTTTTATACTGGACTAGCTTTACCACTGATAGTATCAACTACAGATTACTAAACAAGCAGTTTCCCAACGTTCCCAAATTCACCAACTTGATTCAAGCAACATTACAAATTTCCCCATTTCCAATGGAAATCACAGACTCACTATTCTTATGATGGATTCAGCCAAATGATTCAGTGGAATGTTTGGGATTCTTAGTTCTAACATTGCAGAAAACGAAATTAGTTCAACAAGTTCAAAACTGAGTCGCCGCATTGTGCTCACCAAACATGCATAGGCAGAAGGCTGAGGCTGTTTCAGTCTATGGTTAAGTTGTCGTTTCATAGCTTACTATTTAAAATAAAACCAAGCAGGATACAATATTACACACAAAACATTATTTCCAACAGAAACAAATTGTCAAACTATAGAGCCAATCATTATTCATTCCGCCTGCTTCAGGCAACTCCTGTTCAACACATTAAAATTACTTACTCGAATTTCGACTTTGGCCAACGATAAACGAAATCACATACACAACAATCATAACTTACAATCAAATtgtccacacacacacacacacaaaaacagGAATTAATCGACCAAATTTCGACAAGGCAATCTATCTAATCGATGATAAAAGAATGTTGGAATTGGCttggagggagggagggagtaaTAAACAATCGACGAGGGCGAAGGAAGTACCTCTCCGGAAGCGATAAAACAGTTGTAGAGATAATTCTCGTCCATCCAATACTGCAAATCACCGATCCAAATAGACCTGATCTCATCTTGATTCGCGGCGGCCGAGTGAGCGGGAGACGCAGCGGAGGGAGGCGGAGGCATGGAGTATTGCGTCATCGGCTGACCCCACATCTGTCCGGCTGCGGCTGCGGGAGGAGCGTTGTACGGCGGCGGCATCATCCAGGGTTGCTGCTGAGGTGGAGGTTGCCCGTAAGGGTGACCTGGCACGCCGCCTTGTTGGATGAGGTCCACGGTTGGGGCCATTGGTGATGGGACCATACCGGTGGGTTGCTGCATCATTTTTTATTTGGGGATGAGATTAGGGATTTCTGGTTCTCTCTCAAGGAATAgagtagagagagaaagagtgcGATGGAATGAGTGAAAGAGAGATTGGTTGAGGTGACGCCGTTTGATTTTATCTTCTTGCTGCTACTGACCGTTTGGTTTTCAGGTTTCACCAATCACAAATACTCGTAGTCATCCCCCATTCACTTGTCTATTTTATTTTGGGATTTTCCCATCTATACCCCCGTGGTTTTCACTTTTCCCAATTGTCTGCTCGCGATCGTAGATTCTTAATTATGCCCTAAGCTTACCTAATGATTCCCAACCGTGGCTAATCTTCAATTTTCCGTCAAATGTTGTCGTTAATTGCCAACATGGCACGCTTAATGCGCCAACAAGGCATGACCTGGCTGCCAACATGGCATTCCTAAAACCCCTTCTACCATTCACTAGTCATACCTTTAGTTTCATTATATTGACGGTTTTTCTTATTTATCCTCTCACTCACGCTTTATCGacttttaattatttgtaatgTCTCGCCTTATTCACACTCACCAACCTCTTCACTCTATCCTATTCCTCAACCCAAACCGCCTCCTACCTTGCTCTCTTTGCCCCCGCCTCTGTCGCCTCCGTGGGTCCGTAGGTGGTCGTAGGTGAGGTCCACGGTGGCTGGAGGTGGCTGTTGTGGGTGGTTGAAAGAtgggtgcatgagatggttgttGTTTGTATTGTTTACGGACGGGGGTGGAAGAAGGGTTCGTGGTGGCTGTTGCGGTGGTCCATGGTGGTCGTGGATGGTTGGGACTTGGGATGTGATGTTGGAAGTGGAGGGTGGTGAGTGGTGGTGAGTGGTGGCTGCCACGGTGGCCGGAGGTGGTAGTAAAAGCTCAAAGAAAGACCGTCTCGAAATTAGCATTTTGCTCCtttacttagtttatttttcCATGATTTGGTCTATTTCCACCTCCGCCATTTCTTCTCATAATCCCGTCTTGCTCTTCCGCCTCACTTTCCCGTCCTGCCTGCACATTAAattaatatagtaataataatactaatattatacataaatacaattaattattaattataaactaatacgactaattattttAAACCCTAACCCCCAAATCCATGTTATTTATTGTGTGAAGCTATTGGGGTGCTGGATGCTGCGATTAAGGATTTGGGCTCAATAACGATGTGAAGTCGGGTTTCTGAGTTTGAATAAGACTGAGTTAGAGGGTGGTTTGAAGAGGATTTGGGCGAAATTTTTTCGGATTTAATTCGATCGATTTTGATTCGGAATCTGAAAATAATAAGGGTAGTTTGGTCATTGCAAATAATTAAAAGTCGATAAAACGTAAGTGAGACGATAAATTAGAAAAACCGTCGATATAATGCCATGTAAGCAGCCATGTTGGCAAAAGGCGTGCCATGGTAGCACTTAACGGCCAAAACAAACGGAGTAGCCAAGTTTAGTCACGGATGGGAGTCATTAATTAAGTTTAAGGGCACAATTAGTAATCTCTGATACGCGAGGGTACAGTTGGGAAAAGTGAAAACCACGGGGGTACAGATGGGAAAAACCCttttattttttaaacaaaattagttttaaacccgtgcaaaattgcacgggtatgtattttgGCCGGTATTAatgatttttgatgatttttttttttgcatttctattgtaattatctagttggtctaaaacAGCGATCTACATATttaatgtttacacttgtttcaaatacgtgttcaaatgcaatggtttaagaggaaataacgtaatatactattgtaaataaaatttgcatacataaaaaCTTTACACCCCGAATAAAGAAATATAGTCTAATAATCTACTTTAACACAGCTTAGTGTAACATCAGAATGTCAAAGCTTATAGTATGATTTATTGGTGAAATTAGTGTGTGCTAGTAAGCCCATATACAATGAAGTACATGGATCGATTAATATTACTTCGGATTTTGTTTTGATAATTAAATATTTCTAATTTTTAACTAACAAATTCAAAGATGccgtatttatcataaaatttc
Protein-coding sequences here:
- the LOC141617414 gene encoding polyadenylate-binding protein RBP45-like produces the protein MMQQPTGMVPSPMAPTVDLIQQGGVPGHPYGQPPPQQQPWMMPPPYNAPPAAAAGQMWGQPMTQYSMPPPPSAASPAHSAAANQDEIRSIWIGDLQYWMDENYLYNCFIASGEVQSVKVIRNKQTNQSERYGFIEFANRAAAERALATFNGALMPQTEQAFRLNWASLGVGQKRQDDSPDHTLFVGDLASDVTDLVLQEAFRAHYSSVKGAKVITDQTTGRSKGYGFVRFGDENEQTRAMTEMNGAILSTRPMRLGPAASKKPAAVQQKVAAYQSTSGNPGEVDPSNTTIFVGGLDPSVLDDQLRQAFSPYGELVHVKIPIGKGCGFVQFANRASAEQALAALNGAQIGSQNVRLSWGRTPSAKQTQSGQAQWNGGAYYGFGQGYDVYGYAPAPQDPNMYYGNYTGYGNYQQTQQ